One genomic window of Plasmodium coatneyi strain Hackeri chromosome 12, complete sequence includes the following:
- a CDS encoding Chromatin assembly factor 1 subunit, translated as MMDVVRERNRNFDLSDSYEGRSPALTEPHSGNTFVMSNNVSSGNTPIMSNNISSGNPASEACVDISNERYIIWRRNTPFLYNTLLRNKLEWPSLTVEFIGVDNSFKAKTNYFTNKILLGTYTSNQDSEYVYIGEVKAPLYSTKEDVLQYENYTGFINNKKKKKGYPLPSFEVKAKLLHPGEVIRATHLPSNSFFIVTQTCNGNILLFDYTKHPSFPSDTSTCYPQMILKGHNGEGNGLCWNINRVYDSCAKQSVPFEEEVDPDVTDATDGTNGIGTMEEENEEDSNDEVLGDVNTSNLLLASCASDGSICLWDINKGTKSNEVPRTYGINKTGKGADYNFKIYENTPTLSPLCTWIHKNEETSLNDIFFHPKFKNVLGVCDDNGCMSLYDVRAKTFFSKAELNFKEHNAPMNTFSFDTFSEYTFSSGYSDGLIAIWDLRHEKESLLQIDYHTQSINRIKFCLMQSGIFGSCSDDGTACIWDISRNSLNYSQVQKMEDDIYNNPKKIPKQLLFVHGGHVGSVYDLSWANSNTFLVATVGVDNSLQVWHMNEQFLFQ; from the coding sequence ATGATGGACGTCGTGCGAGAAAGAAACAGGAACTTCGACCTGAGCGATTCGTATGAAGGGCGGAGTCCTGCGTTGACGGAGCCGCACAGTGGCAACACCTTTGTCATGAGCAACAATGTAAGTAGTGGGAACACCCCGATTATGAGCAACAATATAAGTAGCGGCAACCCCGCCAGTGAGGCATGCGTGGACATTAGTAACGAACGGTATATCATCTGGAGGAGGAACACGCCATTTCTGTACAATACTCTGTTGAGGAACAAGCTGGAGTGGCCCTCTCTGACGGTCGAATTTATAGGCGTCGATAACTCCTTCAAGGCTAAGACGAATTATTTCACAAATAAGATCCTCCTCGGCACATATACGTCGAATCAGGATTCAGAATACGTATACATTGGGGAGGTGAAGGCACCACTGTACTCAACAAAGGAGGACGTCTTACAGTATGAAAACTACACAGGGTTTAtaaacaacaaaaagaagaaaaagggttACCCACTCCCTTCCTTTGAAGTAAAGGCGAAGTTACTACACCCAGGGGAAGTCATAAGAGCTACTCACCTACCAAGCAACTCGTTTTTTATTGTTACCCAGACGTGCAATGGAAATATATTGCTCTTTGACTATACAAAGCATCCTTCGTTCCCCTCAGATACATCCACTTGTTACCCTCAGATGATCCTGAAGGGGCACAATGGGGAAGGCAATGGCCTCTGTTGGAACATTAATCGTGTTTACGATAGTTGCGCCAAGCAAAGCGTTCCGTTTGAGGAGGAGGTCGACCCTGATGTGACAGACGCAACGGATGGAACTAATGGGATTGGAacaatggaggaagaaaacgaagaagaCAGTAATGATGAAGTCCTTGGTGATGTAAACACGAGCAACTTACTTCTAGCCTCGTGTGCATCCGATGGAAGCATATGCCTCTGGGATATAAACAAAGGAACGAAGAGCAACGAAGTGCCCAGAACGtatggaataaataaaaccGGAAAAGGTGCcgattataattttaagaTTTATGAAAATACACCCACGTTAAGTCCTCTATGCACGTGgatacataaaaatgaagagacgTCACTGAAtgacatattttttcaccccaAATTTAAAAACGTCTTGGGGGTCTGTGATGACAATGGTTGTATGAGTCTATATGACGTAAGGGccaaaacatttttttccaaagcgGAGCTCAATTTTAAAGAACACAATGCACCTATGAATACCTTCTCTTTTGATACCTTTTCTGaatacaccttttcttctggGTATTCAGACGGATTAATAGCCATCTGGGACTTGAGGCACGAAAAAGAATCCCTCCTTCAGATAGATTATCACACACAGAGTATTAATAGGATAAAATTCTGCCTGATGCAGTCAGGTATTTTTGGATCCTGTTCTGATGATGGCACAGCATGTATTTGGGACATTTCCAGGAATTCTTTAAATTATTCACAGgtacaaaaaatggaggacgaCATTTATAATAATCCGAAGAAGATCCCAAAGCAGCTGCTCTTTGTTCATGGAGGCCACGTTGGAAGTGTGTATGACCTTTCTTGGGCCAACAGCAACACCTTCTTGGTGGCCACAGTGGGCGTGGACAACTCCCTCCAGGTGTGGCACATGAACGAGCAGTTCTTGTTTCAGTGA